The Enterobacter asburiae genome window below encodes:
- a CDS encoding SDR family oxidoreductase has protein sequence MSDTKQRTNAYPQPPFPEQPQTPPGLASEMQPVPDHGEKSYKGHGRLAGKKALITGGDSGIGRAVAIAYAREGADVAINYLPEEEKDASEVIDLIEAEGRKAVALPGDVRDETFCQNLVEEAVSKLGGLDILVNNAGRQQFRESLEELTTEDFDATFKTNVYAPFWITKAALRHLKASSVIINTSSVQAVKPSPVLLDYAQTKACLAVFTKSLAKQLGPKGIRVNAVAPGPYWTVLQSSGGQPMEKVKEFGGDTPLGRPGQPVEIAPLYVTLASDECSFTSGQVWCSDGGDGVI, from the coding sequence ATGAGTGATACTAAACAACGTACGAACGCTTACCCGCAGCCCCCGTTCCCGGAACAGCCGCAGACGCCGCCGGGACTGGCATCAGAAATGCAGCCCGTACCCGACCACGGGGAAAAAAGCTACAAAGGACATGGACGCCTTGCCGGCAAAAAAGCGCTAATTACCGGCGGAGACTCCGGTATTGGTCGCGCGGTCGCTATCGCCTATGCTCGTGAAGGCGCTGACGTTGCCATTAACTACCTGCCCGAAGAGGAAAAAGACGCCTCTGAGGTCATCGACCTGATCGAAGCGGAAGGCCGCAAGGCCGTCGCGCTGCCGGGGGACGTCCGGGACGAAACCTTCTGTCAGAATCTGGTCGAAGAAGCCGTGTCGAAACTGGGCGGGCTGGACATTCTGGTCAATAACGCAGGCCGTCAGCAGTTCCGTGAATCGCTTGAAGAACTGACCACGGAAGATTTTGACGCAACGTTTAAAACCAACGTTTACGCTCCGTTCTGGATCACCAAGGCGGCGCTGCGTCACCTGAAAGCGTCGTCCGTTATCATTAATACCTCGTCCGTTCAGGCGGTGAAGCCCAGCCCCGTGCTGCTGGACTACGCCCAGACGAAAGCCTGTCTGGCGGTGTTTACCAAATCCTTAGCCAAACAGCTGGGTCCGAAAGGCATTCGCGTCAACGCGGTTGCTCCTGGCCCTTACTGGACGGTACTGCAGTCCAGCGGCGGGCAGCCGATGGAAAAAGTGAAGGAGTTCGGTGGCGACACCCCGCTGGGACGTCCGGGCCAGCCCGTCGAGATTGCCCCGCTGTACGTCACGCTGGCCTCAGATGAATGTTCCTTTACGTCCGGCCAGGTGTGGTGTTCCGATGGCGGTGACGGCGTGATCTAA
- a CDS encoding YdeI family stress tolerance OB fold protein, whose protein sequence is MKLSLVSALLIFLVPAAWADNNGGLQKGEAPPPPHALDSGYRGTDDARIMTIKQAKQLHDGATISLRGNLIDGSGDKFVFQDKTGKIDVIIPQAVFDGRTVKPDQMISINGSLDKKSSPAVVRVDRLQK, encoded by the coding sequence ATGAAATTATCACTTGTTTCCGCTTTATTGATATTTCTGGTTCCGGCCGCATGGGCAGATAATAACGGGGGTTTACAAAAAGGCGAAGCGCCACCGCCTCCCCACGCGCTTGATAGCGGATATCGCGGAACCGACGACGCGCGTATTATGACCATCAAACAGGCAAAACAATTGCACGATGGCGCGACAATTTCATTACGCGGGAATCTTATTGACGGTAGCGGCGATAAGTTTGTATTTCAGGATAAAACCGGAAAAATCGACGTTATTATTCCCCAGGCAGTCTTCGACGGCAGAACGGTAAAACCCGACCAGATGATCAGTATCAACGGTTCGCTTGATAAAAAATCATCTCCTGCCGTCGTCCGTGTTGATCGTTTGCAGAAATAA
- a CDS encoding DUF421 domain-containing protein, producing the protein MDMVFRALAIYLFLVVVFKVAGRRALLQMTSFDLILLLIISEATQQALLGQDFSVTGAMITITTLVVVDIIFGLMKKYFSPVENILDGTPVILVENGVPLADKLKKVDVSCDDILVSARQNNGITKISDIKYAILERNGHISIIPFEK; encoded by the coding sequence ATGGATATGGTCTTTCGCGCGCTGGCTATTTATCTGTTCCTCGTGGTGGTATTTAAAGTGGCCGGGCGTCGTGCGCTGCTGCAGATGACCAGCTTCGATCTCATTCTGCTCTTGATAATTAGTGAAGCCACACAGCAGGCGCTTCTGGGACAAGATTTTTCCGTCACCGGCGCGATGATTACCATTACCACGCTGGTGGTAGTGGATATTATATTCGGGCTGATGAAGAAATATTTCTCGCCGGTGGAGAATATTCTGGATGGTACACCTGTTATTCTTGTCGAGAACGGCGTGCCGTTAGCCGATAAACTGAAAAAAGTTGACGTGTCCTGTGATGATATTCTGGTGTCAGCGCGCCAAAATAATGGCATTACGAAAATAAGCGACATTAAATATGCCATACTTGAGCGCAATGGTCATATTTCAATCATTCCTTTCGAGAAATAA
- a CDS encoding 2-oxo-tetronate isomerase: protein MSNLFHDSNNTVGELTKKLASKLTDLGLRLTTAESCTGGKLSVALCAEENTAEFYDVGLVVFSDEAKMRILGVRPETLERFTAVSEQTVTEMAASIRDIAQADISIAISGYAGPEGGDDGTAAGTVCFAWNIRGETETRTMLFSGDCQDVVEKAVHFSLAELLAALSDEDNG, encoded by the coding sequence ATGAGCAATCTTTTTCACGACAGCAATAATACCGTTGGTGAACTGACGAAAAAGCTGGCGAGCAAATTAACCGATCTCGGGCTTCGCTTAACCACCGCGGAATCCTGCACGGGCGGCAAGCTCTCGGTGGCGCTTTGCGCTGAGGAAAATACCGCCGAATTTTATGATGTCGGCCTGGTCGTGTTCAGCGACGAAGCCAAAATGCGGATCCTCGGCGTGCGTCCCGAGACGCTTGAGCGGTTTACTGCCGTGAGCGAACAGACGGTTACCGAGATGGCCGCCAGTATCCGCGATATCGCCCAGGCGGATATCAGCATCGCCATCAGCGGCTACGCGGGCCCGGAAGGGGGCGACGACGGCACGGCGGCGGGGACGGTCTGCTTTGCGTGGAATATACGCGGCGAGACGGAAACCCGCACCATGCTTTTCTCCGGTGACTGTCAGGATGTGGTGGAAAAAGCGGTGCACTTCTCGCTGGCGGAGCTGCTGGCAGCATTGTCTGACGAGGATAACGGTTAA
- a CDS encoding SDR family oxidoreductase, which translates to MAVIVITGGTAGVGKATALHFAKAGYDVGLIARDEASLHSTQEELRRYGVNAHAVQADVADSQAVVEAANEIEYRLGAIDVWVNNAMGAVLAPFRTLTPDEFRRVTDVTYLGYVNGTRAALELMVPRDRGVIIQVGSALAYRSIPLQSAYCGAKAAIRGFTDAVRTELMHENSRVQLSMVQMPGLNTPQFEWARNKFAWAMRPVPPVFEPEVAASAIFRVAQKPVRELWVGSSTIQSIVGQFFFPGFLDRLMVKKAWEGQMTDDLNAPDRRDYLDQPVNDLHKIHGRFTDEAKTRAPSVTSGMPGKVALGALAVAGIVLTRLITRRKP; encoded by the coding sequence ATGGCTGTCATAGTGATTACCGGCGGAACGGCGGGCGTGGGAAAAGCCACGGCGCTGCACTTTGCAAAGGCAGGTTACGACGTCGGGCTCATCGCGCGCGATGAAGCAAGCCTGCACTCTACCCAGGAGGAGCTGCGGCGCTATGGCGTTAATGCCCACGCCGTGCAGGCGGACGTCGCCGACAGCCAGGCGGTGGTGGAGGCCGCTAACGAAATTGAGTATCGCCTCGGCGCGATTGATGTCTGGGTGAACAACGCGATGGGGGCCGTTCTGGCACCGTTCCGAACCCTCACGCCGGACGAGTTTCGGCGCGTGACTGACGTGACCTACCTCGGCTACGTCAACGGCACCCGCGCCGCGCTCGAACTTATGGTACCGCGCGACAGGGGCGTAATAATCCAGGTGGGCTCCGCGCTGGCCTACCGTTCCATTCCGCTGCAGTCAGCCTACTGCGGCGCCAAAGCGGCGATCCGCGGGTTCACCGATGCGGTGCGTACCGAGCTGATGCATGAGAACAGCCGGGTTCAGCTTTCGATGGTCCAGATGCCGGGGCTGAATACCCCGCAGTTCGAATGGGCGAGGAACAAGTTCGCCTGGGCGATGCGCCCGGTGCCGCCGGTCTTTGAGCCCGAGGTGGCCGCCAGCGCCATCTTCAGGGTGGCGCAAAAACCGGTGCGCGAGCTGTGGGTAGGCAGCAGCACCATCCAGTCAATCGTCGGGCAATTTTTCTTCCCCGGTTTTCTTGACCGGCTGATGGTAAAAAAGGCGTGGGAAGGCCAGATGACCGACGACCTCAACGCGCCGGATCGCCGGGACTATCTCGACCAGCCGGTTAACGATCTGCACAAAATCCACGGTCGCTTTACTGACGAGGCGAAAACCCGCGCGCCGTCCGTCACCTCCGGCATGCCGGGTAAGGTGGCGCTGGGCGCCCTCGCGGTGGCGGGGATAGTGCTGACGCGTCTGATAACCCGCCGGAAACCCTAG
- a CDS encoding alpha-amylase family protein produces the protein MTDWHTRAIIYQIDTALFYDLNGDGCGDIAGIAAKLRYIRRMGATVIWITPFYLTPFLDEGYDVSDHLQVDPRFGKLADIIAFIEQARELGMQVIIELLIQHTSDAHPWFQQARRSPASPYRDYYLWSDSDEDDTPPMFPGVEKSIWTWDDEAGQYYRHMFYRHEPDLNLTSPAVLKEIENIVLFWLKLGVSGFRLDAASHLTTQAGNGDEKKGLWILEHMRRLIEERNPDAILLGEVDVDVETYKDYFGNNDRLNLVLNFWLNKYFYVSLARKSARPLRNAVKKMIVPPDACCFANWLRNHDELDLEGISQKDKQFVLDTFAPDEEMNVYQRGIRRRLAPMLNGDRKRLAFCHAVLFSLPGVPVMRYGDEIGMGDDLALEERYAVRTPMQWAGSQGGGFSAADPEKFIAPIIDHGPYRYQKVNVADSLLHHNSLLHRIIDIANTRSEFPEIAVAPFRLITIDDDAVLGLYYETDERSILTFVNFSDQPVQFTAKGIRNATWTACLEDKRYDDALICGKTVQLTLGGYGYRWFWTHRSALR, from the coding sequence ATGACGGACTGGCATACACGAGCCATTATTTATCAGATTGATACCGCGCTATTTTATGATTTGAACGGCGATGGCTGCGGGGACATCGCCGGGATCGCGGCCAAGCTGCGCTATATTCGCCGCATGGGGGCGACGGTTATCTGGATCACCCCGTTTTACCTCACGCCCTTTCTCGATGAAGGCTACGACGTCAGCGACCACCTCCAGGTGGATCCCCGCTTCGGAAAACTGGCCGATATCATCGCCTTTATCGAACAGGCCCGCGAGCTGGGCATGCAGGTGATTATCGAGCTGCTGATCCAGCACACGTCGGACGCGCATCCCTGGTTCCAGCAGGCGCGCCGCAGCCCGGCGTCACCCTATCGTGATTACTACCTCTGGTCGGATAGCGACGAGGACGATACGCCCCCCATGTTTCCCGGCGTGGAAAAGAGCATCTGGACCTGGGACGACGAGGCGGGACAATACTACCGGCACATGTTCTATCGCCACGAGCCGGATCTGAACCTTACCTCGCCCGCGGTGCTTAAAGAGATTGAGAACATCGTCCTCTTCTGGCTCAAGCTTGGCGTGTCGGGATTTCGCCTCGACGCCGCATCCCACCTCACCACGCAGGCGGGAAACGGCGATGAAAAAAAGGGGCTGTGGATCCTCGAACATATGCGGCGTCTTATCGAAGAGCGCAATCCGGACGCGATCCTGCTGGGTGAAGTGGACGTAGACGTTGAGACCTATAAAGACTACTTCGGCAATAACGACCGCCTGAATCTGGTGCTCAACTTCTGGCTCAACAAGTATTTCTACGTCAGCCTGGCCAGAAAAAGCGCCCGCCCGCTGCGCAATGCGGTGAAGAAGATGATCGTCCCGCCTGATGCCTGCTGTTTTGCTAACTGGCTGCGCAACCACGACGAGCTGGATCTGGAAGGCATTAGTCAGAAAGACAAACAGTTTGTCCTCGACACGTTTGCCCCTGACGAAGAGATGAACGTCTATCAGCGCGGGATCCGCCGCCGCCTGGCGCCGATGCTCAACGGCGATCGGAAGCGGCTGGCGTTCTGCCACGCGGTGCTGTTTTCCCTGCCGGGTGTCCCGGTGATGCGCTATGGCGACGAGATCGGCATGGGTGACGACCTGGCTCTGGAGGAGCGCTACGCCGTCCGCACCCCAATGCAGTGGGCGGGGTCACAGGGAGGCGGTTTCTCCGCAGCAGACCCTGAAAAATTTATCGCACCGATTATCGACCACGGCCCTTACCGCTATCAGAAAGTCAACGTCGCCGATTCGCTGCTTCACCACAACTCGCTTCTGCACCGGATCATCGATATTGCTAATACCCGCTCGGAGTTCCCCGAAATTGCCGTTGCGCCCTTTCGCCTTATCACAATCGATGATGACGCGGTGCTGGGGCTCTATTACGAGACCGACGAGCGCAGCATCCTGACCTTCGTCAACTTCAGCGACCAGCCGGTGCAGTTCACCGCAAAAGGGATCCGCAACGCCACCTGGACCGCCTGTCTCGAGGACAAGCGCTACGATGACGCGCTGATTTGCGGCAAAACCGTTCAGCTCACTCTTGGCGGCTACGGCTATCGCTGGTTCTGGACGCACCGTAGCGCGCTGCGCTGA
- the cydB gene encoding cytochrome d ubiquinol oxidase subunit II, producing MGVDISVIWFAIIVFATLMYIIMDGFDLGIGLLFNFVGDAKERDVMVNSVAPVWDGNETWLVLGGAGLFGAFPLAYAVIVDALTIPLTAMLIGLIFRGVAFEFRFKATPSHRKFWDYSFAGGSLLATFSQGIVVGAMINGFDVEGRRFVGSALDWLTPFNLFCGIGLVVAYTLLGTTWLIMKSEGALQARMRELTRHVLLALMVVIAVVSIWTPLGWQYVADRWFTLPNFFWFLPVPLLVGLFSVLIWRLTRNPNSHSRPFLLTLGLIFLGFSGLGISLWPNIIPPRITLWEAAAPPASQLFMLVGTLLIIPVILVYTAWSYYVFRGKVSDTEGYH from the coding sequence ATGGGCGTCGATATCTCAGTGATCTGGTTTGCCATCATCGTCTTTGCCACGCTGATGTACATCATCATGGATGGCTTTGATTTGGGCATCGGCCTGCTGTTTAACTTCGTGGGCGATGCGAAGGAGCGGGATGTGATGGTCAACAGCGTGGCGCCGGTCTGGGACGGCAACGAAACCTGGCTGGTGCTCGGTGGCGCAGGGTTATTCGGCGCCTTTCCGCTGGCCTATGCGGTGATTGTGGATGCGTTGACCATTCCCCTTACCGCCATGCTAATTGGCCTGATCTTTCGCGGCGTCGCCTTTGAGTTCCGCTTCAAAGCCACGCCGTCGCACCGCAAATTCTGGGACTACTCCTTTGCGGGCGGATCGCTGCTCGCGACCTTCAGCCAGGGCATCGTCGTGGGCGCAATGATCAACGGCTTTGACGTTGAGGGCCGACGCTTTGTCGGCTCCGCGCTTGACTGGCTCACCCCCTTCAACCTCTTCTGCGGTATCGGTCTGGTCGTCGCCTACACGCTGCTGGGCACCACCTGGCTCATTATGAAAAGTGAAGGCGCGCTGCAGGCCCGCATGCGCGAGCTGACCCGCCACGTGCTGCTGGCGCTGATGGTCGTCATCGCCGTGGTGAGCATCTGGACGCCGCTCGGCTGGCAGTACGTGGCCGACCGCTGGTTTACGCTGCCCAACTTCTTCTGGTTCCTGCCGGTTCCGCTGCTGGTCGGGCTTTTCAGCGTGCTGATCTGGCGCCTCACCCGCAACCCGAATAGCCACTCTCGCCCCTTCTTGCTGACGCTGGGGCTTATTTTCCTCGGGTTTAGCGGGCTCGGCATCAGTCTCTGGCCGAACATTATTCCGCCGCGCATCACCCTGTGGGAAGCCGCGGCCCCGCCTGCCAGCCAGCTGTTTATGCTGGTAGGCACGTTGCTGATTATTCCGGTGATCCTGGTGTACACCGCCTGGAGCTACTACGTCTTCCGGGGCAAAGTATCGGATACTGAAGGCTATCACTGA
- a CDS encoding cytochrome ubiquinol oxidase subunit I, translating to MFELDAFHLARIQFAFTVSFHILFPAITIGLASYLVVLEGMWLRTKNDVWRSLYHFWLKIFAVNFGMGVVSGLVMAYQFGTNWSGFSQFAGSITGPLLTYEVLTAFFLEAGFLGVMMFGWNKVGPGLHFFSTCMVALGTLMSTFWILASNSWMHTPQGFTIENGQVIPQDWLAIVFNPSFPYRLIHMAIAAFLSSALFVGASGAWHLLRGNDTPAVRTMFSMAMWMALLVAPIQAVVGDMHGLNTLEHQPAKIAAIEGHWENPPGEATPLLLFGLPDMDEERTKYGLEIPALGSLILTHSLDKQVPALKDFPKEDRPNSTIVFWSFRVMVGMGLLMITLGLISVWLRYRHRLFHSRPFHWFALCMGPAGLLALLAGWVTTEVGRQPWVVYGYLRTIDAVSLHSTLQMSISLLAFFVVYTSVFGVGYVYLIRLIKKGPQPVDTLTSNTSGTPARPLSAAESVPEEERT from the coding sequence ATGTTCGAACTCGACGCGTTCCATCTGGCCAGAATTCAGTTCGCTTTTACCGTCTCGTTTCATATCCTTTTTCCTGCGATCACCATCGGCCTCGCCAGCTATCTGGTTGTGCTGGAGGGCATGTGGCTGCGCACCAAAAACGACGTCTGGCGATCGTTGTACCATTTCTGGCTCAAGATATTTGCCGTTAACTTCGGGATGGGTGTCGTTTCCGGGCTGGTCATGGCGTACCAGTTTGGCACCAACTGGAGCGGGTTCTCACAGTTCGCGGGCAGTATTACCGGCCCACTCCTGACCTATGAGGTGTTAACCGCCTTCTTCCTCGAGGCCGGTTTCCTCGGCGTCATGATGTTCGGCTGGAATAAGGTCGGCCCGGGCCTGCACTTCTTTTCAACCTGCATGGTGGCGCTCGGCACGCTGATGTCGACCTTCTGGATCCTCGCCTCCAACAGCTGGATGCATACGCCGCAGGGCTTCACTATTGAAAACGGACAGGTTATCCCGCAGGACTGGCTGGCGATCGTCTTTAATCCCTCCTTCCCTTACCGCCTGATTCATATGGCTATCGCCGCGTTTCTGAGCAGCGCGCTGTTTGTCGGCGCCTCGGGCGCATGGCACCTGCTGCGCGGTAATGATACCCCCGCCGTCCGCACCATGTTTTCCATGGCGATGTGGATGGCGCTGCTGGTCGCCCCAATTCAGGCGGTCGTGGGCGATATGCACGGTCTGAACACGCTTGAGCATCAGCCGGCCAAAATTGCCGCCATCGAGGGGCACTGGGAAAACCCGCCCGGCGAGGCCACCCCGCTGCTGCTGTTTGGCCTGCCGGATATGGACGAAGAGCGCACCAAATATGGTCTGGAGATCCCCGCGCTCGGCAGCCTTATCCTGACGCACAGCCTGGACAAGCAGGTCCCGGCGCTGAAGGATTTCCCGAAAGAAGATCGCCCAAACTCGACCATCGTTTTCTGGTCGTTCCGCGTCATGGTCGGTATGGGGCTGCTGATGATTACCCTCGGGCTTATCAGCGTCTGGCTACGCTATCGCCATCGCCTTTTCCACTCGCGCCCCTTCCACTGGTTTGCCCTCTGCATGGGGCCTGCCGGGCTGCTGGCGCTGCTCGCCGGCTGGGTGACCACCGAAGTGGGCCGCCAGCCGTGGGTGGTCTATGGCTATCTGCGCACCATCGACGCGGTATCGCTGCACAGCACCCTGCAGATGAGCATCAGCCTGCTGGCGTTCTTCGTCGTCTACACGTCGGTGTTTGGCGTGGGCTATGTTTACCTTATCCGGCTGATTAAGAAAGGACCGCAGCCTGTCGACACGCTGACGTCAAACACCTCGGGCACACCCGCCCGTCCGCTGTCTGCCGCTGAGTCTGTTCCTGAAGAGGAGAGAACCTGA
- a CDS encoding manganese catalase family protein yields the protein MFRHVKQLQYTVRVAEPNPGLANLLLEQFGGPQGELAAACRYFTQGLSDDDPGRKDMLMDIATEELSHLEIIGTLVGMLNKGAKGALAEGVENEAELYRSMTESGNDSHITSLLYGGGTPLTNSAGVPWTAAYVDTIGEPTADLRSNVAAEARAKIIYERLINVTDDPGVKDALAFLMTREAAHQLSFEKALQSIRNNFPPGKLPPIEEFTNKYYNMSEGGEVRGSWNSDKHFDYVESPQPAVDGGDGSASVTLTTEQATLVKAMSARTKSDPHSDPLTGAELGAGKTKP from the coding sequence ATGTTCCGACACGTCAAACAGCTGCAATACACGGTTCGCGTTGCCGAACCGAACCCTGGCCTCGCCAACCTTTTACTGGAACAGTTCGGTGGGCCGCAGGGCGAACTGGCTGCCGCCTGCCGGTACTTTACGCAAGGATTGAGCGATGACGATCCGGGCCGTAAAGATATGCTGATGGATATCGCGACCGAGGAGCTAAGCCACCTCGAAATCATCGGTACTCTGGTCGGCATGCTGAATAAAGGCGCTAAAGGCGCGCTGGCGGAAGGGGTGGAAAACGAGGCTGAGCTGTATCGGTCCATGACCGAAAGCGGCAATGACAGCCACATCACCTCCCTGCTCTACGGTGGCGGCACCCCGCTCACTAACTCGGCGGGCGTGCCCTGGACGGCGGCCTACGTCGATACCATTGGCGAGCCGACGGCGGACCTGCGCTCAAACGTGGCAGCAGAGGCCAGAGCGAAAATCATCTATGAACGGCTGATCAACGTGACCGACGATCCCGGCGTAAAGGATGCGCTGGCGTTTCTGATGACGCGCGAGGCGGCGCATCAGCTCTCCTTTGAGAAGGCGCTGCAGTCCATACGTAATAATTTCCCACCGGGAAAATTGCCGCCAATCGAGGAATTCACCAACAAGTACTACAATATGTCTGAAGGTGGAGAGGTTCGCGGAAGCTGGAACAGCGATAAACATTTCGATTACGTTGAGTCCCCCCAGCCTGCGGTTGACGGCGGCGATGGCAGCGCAAGCGTCACGCTCACGACCGAACAGGCAACCCTGGTCAAGGCGATGTCTGCCCGCACGAAGTCCGATCCACATTCTGACCCGCTGACCGGTGCCGAGCTGGGTGCCGGTAAGACTAAACCGTAA
- a CDS encoding YciE/YciF ferroxidase family protein translates to MNIKSVEDVFIHLLSDTYSAEKQLTRALSKLARAASSEKLSAAFTAHLEETQGQIERIDQIVEQEDGIKLKRMKCVAMEGLIEEANEVIESTEKNEVRDAALIAAAQKVEHYEIASYGTLATLAEQLGYKKAVKLLAETLEEEKETDLKLTDLAVGNINQKAQK, encoded by the coding sequence ATGAATATAAAAAGCGTCGAGGATGTCTTTATTCATCTTCTGTCGGATACCTACAGCGCAGAAAAGCAGCTTACCCGAGCGTTAAGCAAACTTGCCCGCGCCGCCTCCAGCGAGAAGCTGAGCGCAGCCTTTACCGCACACCTGGAAGAGACGCAGGGACAGATCGAACGTATCGATCAGATCGTCGAGCAGGAAGACGGTATCAAGCTTAAGCGCATGAAATGCGTGGCGATGGAAGGCTTAATTGAAGAGGCCAACGAAGTCATCGAAAGTACGGAAAAAAATGAAGTACGTGATGCCGCACTTATTGCCGCCGCGCAAAAGGTCGAGCATTACGAAATTGCCAGCTACGGTACCCTCGCCACATTAGCAGAACAGCTGGGCTATAAAAAAGCCGTTAAGCTTCTTGCCGAAACGCTGGAAGAAGAAAAAGAGACCGACCTTAAACTCACCGACCTGGCCGTAGGAAATATTAACCAAAAAGCGCAGAAATGA
- a CDS encoding con-10 family general stress protein, with protein MAEHRGGSGNFAEDREKASEAGRKGGQHSGGNFKNDPQRASEAGKKGGQNSHGGGRKSDNS; from the coding sequence ATGGCAGAGCATCGTGGTGGTTCCGGTAATTTCGCTGAAGACCGTGAAAAAGCATCAGAAGCTGGTCGTAAAGGTGGCCAGCATAGCGGTGGGAACTTTAAAAACGATCCGCAACGCGCTTCTGAAGCGGGTAAGAAAGGAGGACAGAACAGTCACGGCGGAGGCCGTAAATCTGATAACTCCTGA
- the hglS gene encoding 2-oxoadipate dioxygenase/decarboxylase HglS yields the protein MANTITADDIREHFSQAMSAMYQQEVPQYGTLLELVADVNLAVLENNPLLHEQLANADELARLNVERHGAIRVGTAQELSTLRRMFAIMGMYPVSYYDLSQAGVPVHSTAFRPIEDAALCRNPFRIFTSLLRLELIENVALRERAAEILSHRNIFTPRCLELIDLHESEGHFTDAQAHEFVHEALETFRWHRHATVDQETYLALSNEHRLIADVVCFPGCHINHLTPRTLDIDRVQELMPKYGIEPKILIEGPPRREVPVLLRQTSFKALEEPVLFAGEHKGTHTARFGEIEQRGVALTPKGRELYDSLLAQAGTGKDNLTHQLHLREIFSAFPDSEMLMRRQELAYFRYRLTPSGEAHRHAFRPGDDPQPLIERGWVVAQPITYEDFLPVSAAGIFQSNLGNETQARSHGNASRDAFEDALGCPVYDEFTLYQEAETRSKQRCGLL from the coding sequence ATGGCGAACACCATCACGGCTGATGACATTCGGGAACACTTTTCGCAGGCTATGTCGGCGATGTACCAGCAGGAAGTTCCGCAGTACGGCACCTTGCTCGAACTGGTTGCGGACGTAAACCTGGCGGTTCTGGAAAACAATCCACTATTACATGAACAACTGGCTAACGCCGATGAGCTTGCGCGCCTTAACGTGGAGCGTCACGGGGCGATCCGCGTCGGCACGGCACAGGAACTTTCAACCCTGCGCCGTATGTTTGCCATTATGGGCATGTACCCGGTCAGCTATTACGATCTCTCTCAGGCGGGGGTGCCCGTCCACTCAACGGCATTTCGTCCGATAGAGGATGCGGCGCTGTGCCGGAATCCGTTTCGTATCTTTACCTCGCTGCTGCGTCTTGAGCTGATTGAAAACGTCGCGCTGCGCGAGCGTGCCGCGGAGATCCTGTCTCACCGCAACATTTTCACGCCGCGCTGCCTGGAACTGATCGACCTTCACGAGTCGGAAGGGCACTTTACTGACGCACAGGCCCACGAGTTTGTGCACGAAGCGTTAGAAACCTTCCGCTGGCACCGTCATGCGACGGTCGATCAGGAGACCTATCTGGCCCTGAGCAACGAGCATCGCCTGATTGCCGACGTGGTCTGCTTCCCGGGCTGCCATATTAACCACCTCACGCCGCGCACGCTTGATATTGATCGGGTGCAGGAGCTGATGCCGAAGTACGGTATCGAGCCAAAAATTCTGATCGAAGGGCCGCCGCGTCGCGAGGTGCCCGTCTTATTGCGTCAAACCAGCTTCAAGGCGCTGGAAGAGCCGGTGCTGTTTGCCGGTGAACATAAAGGCACCCACACCGCGCGCTTCGGTGAGATTGAGCAGCGCGGCGTGGCGCTGACCCCGAAAGGCCGGGAACTGTACGATAGCCTGCTCGCTCAGGCCGGTACCGGTAAAGATAACCTCACGCACCAGCTGCATCTGCGGGAGATTTTTAGCGCCTTCCCGGACAGCGAAATGCTCATGCGCCGTCAGGAGCTTGCCTATTTCCGCTATCGCCTGACGCCATCAGGGGAAGCCCATCGTCATGCGTTTCGTCCGGGAGACGATCCGCAGCCGCTGATCGAGCGCGGATGGGTGGTTGCCCAGCCGATCACCTACGAAGATTTCCTCCCGGTCAGCGCCGCGGGGATTTTCCAGTCCAATCTCGGGAACGAAACCCAGGCCCGCAGCCACGGTAACGCCAGCCGCGATGCGTTTGAAGACGCGCTGGGATGCCCGGTATATGACGAGTTTACGCTCTACCAGGAGGCTGAAACGCGCAGCAAACAGCGTTGCGGTTTGCTCTGA